A genomic region of Thermodesulfobium narugense DSM 14796 contains the following coding sequences:
- a CDS encoding ABC transporter permease has product MAWYIAKRLLSTIALVFIISAVSFFIIHLAPGDPSTLLIDPRVKPEDLVRIRNNLGLNQSIYVQFLIWFKNVLSLNFGRSFVDSRPVLDLILERLPATLELMGSAYLIGFSLGILWGIMSALFRYKFDIISSIISFFGLSVPSFFLALILIRVFAVSLKWFPVNGYVSVGIPYPSLEFFSNHIAHLVLPVLTISLGIIFSVMRYQRNAAIEVFQEEYIQFAIAKGLPKKRIVFHVLRVAIIPLITLLGLSLPDILGGAFIIETIFAWPGIGRLGVNAIFARDYPVIMGIVVFSSVLVILSNLIADVINKLLDPRTTED; this is encoded by the coding sequence ATGGCTTGGTATATTGCCAAGAGATTATTATCAACTATTGCGCTTGTTTTTATAATTTCTGCTGTAAGCTTTTTTATTATCCATCTTGCTCCTGGCGATCCTAGCACTCTTTTGATAGATCCCAGAGTAAAGCCAGAAGATCTTGTTAGAATCAGAAATAATTTAGGTTTGAACCAGAGTATTTATGTACAGTTTTTAATCTGGTTCAAAAACGTTTTATCTCTAAATTTTGGCAGGTCATTTGTAGATTCGAGGCCTGTTTTGGATTTGATATTGGAGCGCCTGCCTGCAACTCTTGAATTAATGGGTTCTGCTTATTTAATTGGTTTTTCGCTTGGCATTTTGTGGGGAATTATGTCAGCTTTGTTTAGATATAAGTTTGATATTATTTCAAGTATAATTTCCTTTTTTGGACTTTCTGTTCCATCATTCTTTCTTGCGCTTATTTTGATTAGAGTTTTTGCTGTAAGTTTGAAATGGTTTCCAGTAAATGGCTATGTTTCTGTAGGTATTCCCTATCCTAGTTTAGAATTCTTTTCAAATCACATAGCCCATCTTGTTCTTCCAGTTCTTACTATTTCGCTTGGCATTATCTTTTCTGTAATGAGGTATCAAAGAAATGCAGCAATAGAAGTGTTCCAAGAAGAATATATTCAGTTTGCAATAGCGAAAGGTTTACCAAAAAAAAGGATTGTCTTTCACGTTTTAAGGGTTGCTATAATACCCCTAATTACTCTCTTAGGGTTATCTCTTCCTGACATATTGGGTGGGGCTTTCATTATAGAAACAATTTTTGCCTGGCCGGGTATAGGAAGACTTGGTGTTAATGCAATATTTGCTAGAGATTATCCTGTTATTATGGGTATAGTTGTTTTTTCTTCTGTTTTAGTAATTCTTTCTAATTTGATAGCTGATGTGATAAATAAGTTACTTGATCCAAGAACAACAGAAGACTAA
- a CDS encoding AMIN domain-containing protein, whose translation MYKVKGFVVLLFLLTFTLFSTSLANASIFSQIFGSKDTKSSSIQTQNTTSTDSSNADFQKWNSEVDNLLNSLSSNNQTSTNNSSKAASTNVKSNSSASIPTNTSNKQEETKQNTSVKAVNNPTSTGAQNNNSSSTGVPLNSAGCVKITDGEYPPVNLMKDQFIDNVKLFNDGTKVVLLLESTVPFTQADIKQYAFPDQVIIDIPNIFLDKSVKTGQFNPQGLNYVNMVRIQNFDSDILKSSRIVLTFPDAPKYTVLKTDDPKKLEIAFEVPSLESTLKKNEKTSQDTNVNSLNTAANTSVSSGKN comes from the coding sequence TTGTATAAAGTTAAGGGTTTTGTGGTACTACTATTTCTTCTTACCTTTACTTTATTTTCTACTAGTTTAGCAAACGCCTCTATATTTTCACAAATATTTGGTTCTAAAGATACAAAGTCCAGTAGTATACAAACACAAAATACTACATCTACTGATAGTTCTAATGCTGATTTTCAAAAGTGGAACAGTGAAGTAGATAATCTTTTGAATTCTCTTTCTTCTAATAATCAAACTAGCACAAATAATTCTAGTAAAGCTGCTTCTACAAATGTTAAGTCCAATTCATCTGCTTCAATCCCAACCAATACTTCAAACAAACAAGAAGAAACTAAACAAAATACGAGTGTCAAAGCGGTTAATAATCCAACTTCTACAGGAGCACAGAATAATAATTCAAGTTCTACTGGAGTACCTTTGAATTCTGCGGGATGTGTTAAAATTACTGATGGAGAATATCCACCAGTAAATCTAATGAAAGATCAATTTATCGATAATGTGAAACTATTTAATGATGGTACAAAAGTTGTGCTTCTTTTAGAAAGTACGGTTCCTTTTACACAAGCTGATATTAAGCAGTATGCATTTCCAGATCAAGTTATTATAGATATTCCAAATATCTTTCTAGATAAATCTGTTAAGACAGGTCAATTTAATCCTCAGGGGTTAAACTATGTAAACATGGTAAGAATTCAAAATTTTGATTCTGATATACTAAAATCTTCAAGAATTGTCTTGACTTTTCCAGATGCCCCAAAGTATACAGTTTTGAAAACTGATGACCCCAAAAAGTTAGAAATAGCTTTTGAAGTTCCTTCTCTTGAATCTACCCTGAAAAAGAATGAAAAGACTAGTCAAGATACAAATGTTAATAGTTTAAACACTGCAGCTAATACTTCAGTCAGTAGTGGCAAAAATTGA
- a CDS encoding Gfo/Idh/MocA family protein, protein MKTSVNVAVIGAGDWGINLIRNFFELGYLHSVCDLDPEKLIKVESQYKGVNCVTNPDEIFSSKDIDAVVISTPSSFHYSLAKKALNSGKHVFVEKPMALNAKEGEELVELARAKDLRLLVGHVLLYHPAVQTLHRLVMEGELGDIHYIHSSRLNLGKVSFDESVLWNLAPHDLSIFFYLLGLEGDIVVSSTGHSFLSEDRVDIAHVTLEFKDIFGNIFVSWLHPRKIQQTVVIGTKKMAIFDDRAPHKLILYNKGAKIINGKPFLNSGGEKIVDFEQSEPLKNECRSFIESIIYKKDPITEGMQGLRILEILEAAEESILKKGAPVKLSYKSKKGVLI, encoded by the coding sequence ATTAAAACGAGTGTAAATGTTGCTGTAATTGGTGCAGGAGATTGGGGTATAAACTTAATTAGAAATTTTTTCGAATTAGGTTATCTCCATAGTGTGTGTGATCTGGATCCCGAAAAGCTGATAAAAGTAGAGAGTCAGTATAAAGGTGTAAACTGTGTGACAAATCCAGATGAAATATTTTCTTCTAAGGATATAGATGCTGTTGTGATCTCTACCCCTTCGTCTTTTCATTATTCATTGGCGAAAAAAGCTCTTAATAGTGGAAAACATGTCTTTGTAGAGAAACCAATGGCTTTGAATGCAAAGGAAGGCGAGGAGTTAGTTGAGTTAGCTAGAGCTAAGGATTTGAGATTGTTGGTAGGTCACGTCCTTTTATATCATCCTGCCGTTCAAACTCTTCACCGATTAGTTATGGAAGGCGAGCTTGGAGATATACACTATATCCATTCGAGCAGATTGAATTTGGGAAAGGTTTCTTTTGATGAGTCAGTTTTGTGGAATTTGGCTCCGCATGACTTGTCGATATTCTTCTACTTGCTTGGACTTGAAGGGGATATTGTAGTATCTAGTACAGGACACAGTTTTTTGAGCGAAGATAGGGTAGACATTGCCCATGTAACACTTGAATTTAAAGATATTTTTGGAAATATTTTTGTTTCTTGGTTGCATCCTCGAAAAATTCAACAAACAGTAGTTATAGGGACTAAGAAAATGGCTATATTTGATGACAGGGCTCCTCATAAACTGATTCTCTACAATAAAGGAGCTAAAATCATTAATGGTAAACCGTTTTTAAATTCTGGTGGAGAGAAGATAGTCGACTTTGAACAAAGTGAACCGTTGAAAAACGAGTGTAGGTCTTTCATCGAGTCAATTATATACAAAAAGGATCCTATAACTGAGGGTATGCAGGGTTTAAGAATTCTTGAAATTCTTGAGGCTGCAGAGGAATCAATATTAAAGAAAGGCGCTCCTGTTAAGTTGTCCTACAAATCTAAAAAGGGCGTTCTAATATAA
- a CDS encoding homocitrate synthase/isopropylmalate synthase family protein, whose amino-acid sequence MFFHALSPSEAILNNIKIVDSTLRDGEQTAGVIFNKQDKVKIAKELSDLGVYQIEAGIPAMMGEEFEAVSAIAKLGLKSRIMSWNRPVLSDIDTSLKAGVDSVGISCPISPIHLHFKLGLEFDEALKLTDKAINYAKKHGLYVSTHMEDAGRAPRNFLVRFALMAKESGSDRLRICDTSSVMDPFKVYETVTYLSERVGIPLEVHMHNDFGMATANTLVGVASGSEFASVTVLGLGKMAGNASLEEVIAALKFLWGVDLGFDFKKMISLSNYVSKKSGVEIPDFRPIIGKKLFSTESGISLDARKMGKKISAFSAQDLGLVEQLVIGKHSGPKAVKNKFEEFGIQLNDEQINIILPKIKSKVSELSRPLFDKELMLIYKETFNS is encoded by the coding sequence GTGTTTTTTCATGCTTTAAGTCCTAGTGAAGCTATCTTAAACAACATCAAAATTGTTGATTCGACTTTGAGAGATGGGGAACAAACAGCGGGGGTTATTTTCAATAAACAGGATAAAGTTAAAATTGCCAAAGAATTAAGTGATTTAGGCGTTTATCAAATTGAAGCGGGAATACCTGCTATGATGGGGGAGGAGTTTGAAGCCGTTTCGGCTATTGCTAAACTTGGTTTGAAATCAAGGATAATGTCCTGGAATAGACCTGTTTTGTCTGATATTGACACGTCTTTGAAAGCAGGTGTGGATTCTGTTGGAATTTCCTGTCCAATCTCTCCTATTCACCTTCACTTTAAACTGGGGTTAGAGTTTGATGAGGCTCTAAAATTAACTGATAAAGCAATAAATTATGCAAAAAAACATGGTCTTTATGTTTCTACTCACATGGAAGATGCGGGGAGGGCTCCAAGAAATTTTTTGGTAAGATTTGCTCTTATGGCAAAGGAATCCGGCTCTGATAGGCTTAGAATTTGTGACACTTCGAGCGTAATGGACCCGTTTAAAGTTTATGAAACGGTAACTTATTTGTCTGAAAGAGTAGGTATACCTTTAGAAGTCCACATGCATAACGACTTTGGTATGGCTACGGCAAATACCCTTGTTGGTGTTGCGTCAGGCAGCGAATTTGCAAGCGTTACTGTCTTAGGATTGGGAAAAATGGCTGGAAACGCATCTTTGGAAGAAGTTATTGCGGCGCTGAAGTTTCTATGGGGAGTAGACCTGGGATTCGACTTCAAAAAGATGATTTCTTTGTCAAATTATGTAAGTAAGAAATCTGGCGTCGAAATACCTGATTTTAGACCCATAATTGGCAAGAAGCTTTTTAGTACTGAATCTGGAATTTCATTGGATGCTAGAAAGATGGGCAAAAAGATTTCAGCTTTTTCAGCTCAAGATCTTGGGTTGGTAGAGCAACTAGTAATTGGTAAACATTCTGGTCCTAAAGCAGTGAAAAATAAATTTGAAGAATTTGGCATTCAACTGAATGACGAACAGATAAATATTATCTTGCCGAAAATTAAAAGTAAAGTTTCAGAATTATCAAGACCTCTTTTTGACAAAGAATTAATGTTGATCTACAAGGAAACTTTTAATAGTTAA
- a CDS encoding 2-oxoacid:acceptor oxidoreductase family protein codes for MKSYWEIRWHARGGQGAWTASQFLASAALSVNKYFQSFPEFGAEREGAPIVAYTKISDMPIKNYSQIEEPDAVVVLDPTLFSQVNFLNGLKSDGYLIVNYPGDPKQLREELKIPPGIKVFTVDATKIALETLKRPITNTTMAGALVKATGILNFEDVVNEMIRSFSGKFKQEIIDANVNAIRRAYEEVKQG; via the coding sequence ATGAAAAGTTATTGGGAAATTCGTTGGCATGCAAGAGGAGGACAGGGGGCATGGACAGCCTCTCAATTTCTGGCATCAGCTGCACTAAGCGTTAATAAATATTTTCAATCCTTTCCTGAATTTGGAGCCGAAAGAGAAGGAGCTCCCATTGTAGCGTATACTAAAATTTCTGATATGCCAATAAAAAATTATTCCCAAATAGAGGAACCAGATGCTGTGGTAGTTCTCGATCCTACTTTATTTTCCCAGGTAAACTTTTTAAACGGTCTTAAGAGTGACGGATATTTAATAGTCAATTATCCTGGTGATCCTAAGCAGCTTAGGGAAGAGTTAAAAATTCCTCCCGGGATAAAAGTTTTTACGGTTGATGCAACAAAGATAGCTTTGGAAACATTAAAGAGGCCTATAACCAATACCACTATGGCAGGTGCACTGGTTAAGGCGACAGGAATACTCAATTTTGAAGATGTTGTGAATGAAATGATAAGAAGCTTTAGCGGTAAGTTCAAGCAAGAAATTATTGATGCCAACGTTAATGCTATTAGAAGAGCATATGAGGAGGTGAAGCAGGGATGA
- a CDS encoding 4Fe-4S binding protein, which translates to MNKDIKRIEVPCEEKLVWEEMPLGNTLVGGANSECLKTGTWRVQHPTVNKEKCTNCMTCWLFCPDMSIVVEKKNNKYEMLGFDPVHCKGCGVCSKVCPVNAIEMVLGSDFENTEKPFLR; encoded by the coding sequence ATGAACAAAGATATAAAGAGAATTGAAGTGCCATGTGAAGAGAAGTTAGTTTGGGAAGAGATGCCCCTTGGAAATACTTTAGTAGGGGGTGCTAACTCTGAGTGTTTGAAAACAGGCACCTGGAGAGTTCAACATCCTACAGTAAATAAGGAGAAATGTACAAATTGCATGACTTGTTGGCTCTTTTGTCCAGATATGTCAATTGTTGTCGAAAAAAAGAACAATAAATATGAGATGCTTGGATTTGATCCTGTGCACTGTAAGGGTTGTGGAGTTTGTAGTAAGGTTTGTCCTGTAAATGCTATTGAAATGGTATTAGGATCTGATTTTGAAAATACTGAAAAGCCATTTTTGAGATAA
- a CDS encoding transketolase C-terminal domain-containing protein translates to MARKSVGLTGDYAVAEAMRQIDPDVVAVYPITPQTLIVEKFGEFVADGIVHTEFVPVESEHSALSACCGASAAGARTMTCTSSQGLALMHEILYIAAGNRHPIVMVDVNRALSAPINIHGDHSDTMGSRDAGWIHLYCFNGQEAYDSTIIATRIAENPNVYLPVIVGLDAFNISHNTERIELLDDQEVKDFVGEFNPPYSLLDLKYPVSVGAYFLPDYYMEARRKLQEVIQNSKKVIVEIHEEYNKKFGRNVPAIMETYKMEDAEYAILAMSSITGVAMLAADELRSKGIKAGVIRLRLFRPFPADELYEAISNLKGLAVVERADAYGAACAPIFSELSGACANKKKMPLMANYVIGLGGRDVKIKDMKSIFEDIVAKVNKGEVKDLRQYIGVKG, encoded by the coding sequence ATGGCGAGAAAAAGTGTTGGTTTAACTGGAGATTATGCAGTAGCAGAAGCAATGAGACAAATTGATCCAGATGTAGTTGCAGTCTATCCTATTACGCCTCAGACTTTGATAGTTGAAAAGTTTGGAGAATTTGTGGCTGACGGTATTGTTCATACTGAATTTGTTCCTGTAGAATCAGAACATTCAGCACTTTCAGCATGTTGTGGAGCGTCGGCTGCTGGAGCTAGAACAATGACTTGTACATCTTCACAGGGTCTTGCTCTTATGCATGAAATTTTATATATAGCAGCAGGAAATAGACATCCAATCGTAATGGTAGATGTCAATAGAGCACTTTCTGCTCCTATTAACATTCACGGCGATCACAGCGATACTATGGGTTCAAGAGATGCTGGCTGGATTCATCTTTATTGTTTCAACGGCCAAGAGGCATACGATTCAACTATTATAGCAACAAGAATTGCTGAAAATCCAAATGTTTACCTGCCAGTTATTGTAGGTCTTGATGCTTTTAACATTTCTCATAACACTGAAAGGATAGAACTTTTAGATGATCAAGAGGTAAAAGACTTTGTTGGAGAGTTTAATCCACCTTATTCGCTTTTGGATTTGAAATATCCAGTAAGTGTGGGTGCTTACTTTTTGCCAGATTACTATATGGAGGCAAGAAGAAAACTTCAGGAGGTTATCCAAAATTCAAAAAAGGTAATTGTAGAAATTCATGAAGAGTATAACAAGAAGTTTGGAAGAAATGTTCCTGCTATTATGGAAACTTATAAGATGGAAGATGCCGAGTATGCTATATTGGCTATGTCATCAATAACGGGCGTTGCAATGCTTGCAGCTGATGAACTGAGATCTAAGGGGATTAAAGCAGGTGTTATAAGACTTAGACTCTTTAGACCATTTCCCGCTGATGAATTATATGAGGCTATTTCTAATTTGAAAGGTTTAGCTGTTGTAGAAAGGGCAGATGCCTATGGAGCAGCATGTGCACCTATTTTTTCAGAATTGTCTGGTGCTTGTGCAAATAAAAAGAAGATGCCTCTAATGGCCAACTATGTAATTGGTTTGGGCGGAAGAGACGTAAAAATCAAAGATATGAAAAGTATTTTTGAGGATATAGTGGCTAAAGTTAATAAAGGAGAGGTAAAAGATTTGAGACAGTATATAGGCGTGAAAGGATAA
- a CDS encoding thiamine pyrophosphate-dependent enzyme has product MALKLTELPSKELPITSGHRVCAGCPEPMIIKQAILASNEPVVVGEATGCFEVSSCIFPYTSWNVNWYHNAFENAAAITSGMEAAYKALSKRGKVTEPINFIAFGGDGGTYDIGFQALSGAMERGHRMLYICMDNQAYMNTGIQRSGATPLGAWTTTCHVGKVRPGNVRASLRKDIVAIMAAHDIAYAAQASLSHWNDFMRKVQKALSYDGPSFITVLAPCPRGWRFPASETVNIAKLAVETGFWPLYEVDNGQWNVTFKPRELKPLEEFLKTQGRYAHLFKSEEGKQVIEHIKELVQYKLNYINHMAEATKGCEMNIFGRCALPEV; this is encoded by the coding sequence ATGGCCTTAAAGTTAACTGAATTACCAAGCAAAGAGTTGCCAATAACTTCAGGACATAGAGTTTGTGCTGGTTGTCCTGAACCCATGATAATAAAACAAGCTATATTAGCGTCAAATGAACCAGTTGTCGTTGGTGAGGCTACAGGTTGCTTTGAAGTTTCATCTTGTATTTTCCCATATACGTCTTGGAACGTAAACTGGTATCATAATGCTTTTGAAAACGCTGCTGCTATTACCTCAGGTATGGAAGCAGCTTATAAAGCGCTTTCTAAAAGAGGTAAGGTTACGGAACCAATCAACTTTATAGCCTTTGGTGGCGATGGTGGAACATATGATATAGGCTTTCAGGCGCTTTCTGGTGCTATGGAAAGAGGACACAGAATGCTTTATATTTGCATGGACAACCAAGCATACATGAACACAGGAATTCAAAGGTCAGGCGCTACTCCATTGGGAGCTTGGACAACAACCTGTCATGTAGGAAAGGTAAGACCTGGTAACGTGCGTGCAAGCTTAAGGAAAGATATAGTAGCTATAATGGCTGCTCATGATATTGCGTATGCTGCTCAGGCTTCTTTGTCGCACTGGAATGATTTTATGAGAAAAGTACAAAAGGCTCTTTCTTATGATGGACCAAGTTTTATTACAGTACTTGCGCCTTGCCCAAGGGGTTGGAGATTTCCTGCCTCAGAGACAGTAAACATTGCAAAACTTGCAGTAGAAACAGGCTTTTGGCCACTTTATGAAGTAGACAATGGTCAATGGAATGTTACCTTTAAGCCAAGAGAACTTAAGCCCTTGGAAGAATTTTTGAAGACTCAGGGAAGATATGCTCATTTGTTTAAATCAGAAGAAGGGAAACAAGTTATTGAACACATTAAAGAACTTGTACAATACAAACTTAATTATATTAATCATATGGCAGAAGCTACAAAGGGTTGTGAGATGAACATTTTTGGTCGCTGTGCATTGCCGGAAGTATAA
- the thiE gene encoding thiamine phosphate synthase produces the protein MFFKTEIDRVIDANRNRCIEGLRVVEDYLRFIRNDSINASAIRDIRHEISKILDFDIVGARDVNSDIGKNNLHNSYTRIDQVLRANLSRTKESLRVLEEFTRYIDTSISDRIMNIRFRFYEVEKRLLSNKDLEKIYILADVGLVESESDLFDGLKILLDNNVRIVQLRAKKFSTKKLYELGLKIIEFFPHLKLIINDKVEVALALKSYGVHVGEDELPFDVVRDLMRNNVVGATVHNVEDLRLSQIAGVDYIGVGAIYPSTTKPDCQLNGIEFLKKIRALTTTFIYAIGGINSKNAKEVFNAGADGICVGSGFWHAKDRIEEIKRLIHISSEEEN, from the coding sequence ATGTTTTTTAAAACTGAGATTGATAGGGTTATAGATGCTAATCGCAATAGGTGTATTGAAGGTTTAAGGGTTGTTGAAGATTATTTAAGATTTATAAGAAATGACTCAATTAATGCTTCTGCAATTAGAGATATCAGACACGAAATATCAAAAATTTTGGATTTTGACATAGTTGGTGCAAGAGATGTAAATTCTGATATAGGAAAAAATAATTTACATAACTCCTATACTCGAATAGATCAAGTTTTAAGAGCCAATTTATCAAGGACTAAGGAAAGCCTGAGGGTTTTAGAAGAGTTTACAAGATATATTGATACTTCAATTAGCGATCGCATAATGAATATAAGATTTAGGTTTTATGAAGTAGAAAAGAGGCTATTATCTAATAAAGATCTTGAAAAAATCTATATATTAGCAGATGTAGGTCTAGTAGAAAGTGAATCGGACCTTTTTGACGGTTTAAAAATTCTCTTAGATAATAATGTGAGAATAGTTCAACTAAGAGCAAAAAAATTTTCTACCAAAAAGCTCTACGAACTAGGACTTAAGATAATTGAGTTTTTTCCGCATCTAAAGCTGATAATTAACGATAAAGTTGAAGTAGCACTTGCATTAAAGTCTTACGGCGTTCATGTTGGAGAGGACGAATTGCCATTTGATGTTGTGAGAGATTTAATGAGAAATAATGTAGTGGGAGCTACAGTTCATAACGTTGAAGATCTTAGACTATCTCAGATAGCTGGAGTAGACTATATTGGTGTTGGCGCTATATATCCTTCTACTACTAAACCAGATTGTCAATTAAACGGTATAGAATTCTTAAAAAAAATAAGAGCTTTAACTACGACTTTCATATATGCTATTGGCGGTATAAACTCAAAAAATGCTAAAGAAGTTTTTAATGCTGGTGCTGATGGAATTTGTGTGGGAAGCGGTTTTTGGCATGCTAAGGATAGAATTGAAGAGATAAAAAGATTAATTCACATTTCGAGTGAGGAGGAAAATTAG
- the thiC gene encoding phosphomethylpyrimidine synthase ThiC, protein MTQREFAIKGIATDAIKCVSEYEGLSVEYIMEQLILGTVCIPANINHKSMSYRGIGKGLKTKINANIGTSSDYPNIDEELAKLEVAIKSGADAVMDLSTGGDLTKIRERLLAKCRVPFGTVPIYEVAVNALEKYGAIVKMKVDDIFEVIEKQGEQGVDFITVHVGVTRSSIERLKKQKRIADIVSRGGSFLTAWILHNDRENPLYENYDRLLEIAKKYDMTLSLGDGMRPGALADATDRCQIEELITLGELTKTALDNGVQVMVEGPGHVPIDQIETNIKIQKSLCQGAPFYVLGPLVTDVAPGYDHITSAIGGAIAGMYGADFLCYVTPAEHLGLPTLEDVKEGVIASKIAAHAADIAKGVKGSLDWDIKMAKARKALDWKQQIELSVDPEKSSKIYNSRKSSEEQGCSMCGKYCAMKIVSEYLDVEVNKC, encoded by the coding sequence ATGACCCAGAGGGAGTTTGCTATAAAAGGTATTGCTACTGATGCTATAAAATGCGTGTCAGAGTATGAAGGCTTAAGCGTTGAATATATTATGGAACAACTTATTTTAGGAACAGTTTGTATTCCTGCAAACATAAATCACAAGTCTATGTCTTATAGAGGAATTGGAAAAGGTTTAAAAACAAAAATAAATGCTAATATAGGAACTTCAAGTGATTATCCAAATATAGATGAAGAACTTGCAAAACTAGAAGTTGCTATTAAAAGTGGTGCAGATGCGGTAATGGATCTTTCAACTGGTGGCGATCTGACAAAAATTAGAGAAAGACTTTTGGCAAAGTGCAGAGTGCCATTTGGTACTGTGCCTATATATGAAGTTGCTGTTAATGCTCTTGAGAAATATGGTGCAATTGTAAAGATGAAAGTTGATGACATTTTTGAAGTTATAGAAAAACAAGGCGAGCAAGGAGTCGATTTTATAACAGTTCACGTCGGCGTTACCAGGTCTTCTATTGAGAGGTTAAAAAAACAAAAAAGGATAGCAGATATAGTAAGTAGAGGCGGGTCATTTTTAACCGCTTGGATTTTACACAATGACAGAGAAAATCCTCTTTATGAAAATTATGATAGATTATTGGAAATTGCAAAGAAATATGACATGACGCTTTCTTTGGGAGATGGAATGAGACCGGGAGCCCTTGCAGACGCAACCGACAGGTGTCAGATTGAAGAATTGATAACTTTGGGAGAGCTAACAAAAACAGCTCTTGACAATGGGGTTCAAGTAATGGTAGAAGGACCTGGTCATGTTCCAATTGACCAAATAGAAACCAATATAAAGATCCAGAAGTCCCTGTGCCAGGGAGCTCCATTTTATGTACTAGGGCCTTTAGTAACTGACGTTGCTCCAGGTTACGATCACATAACTTCAGCAATTGGTGGGGCAATTGCAGGTATGTATGGAGCTGACTTTTTGTGTTATGTAACTCCTGCAGAACACCTTGGTTTGCCAACCTTAGAAGACGTAAAGGAAGGAGTGATTGCATCAAAAATAGCTGCGCACGCAGCTGACATTGCGAAAGGGGTCAAAGGGTCTCTTGACTGGGATATAAAAATGGCTAAGGCAAGGAAAGCTCTTGATTGGAAACAGCAAATTGAACTTTCTGTAGATCCAGAAAAGTCTTCTAAGATTTATAACAGCAGAAAATCATCTGAGGAACAGGGTTGTAGTATGTGTGGCAAGTATTGTGCAATGAAGATTGTCTCTGAATATTTAGATGTAGAAGTTAACAAATGCTAA
- the thiL gene encoding thiamine-phosphate kinase encodes MLKIKELGEFGFIDSIKLGKTVDDLKVGIGDDAAIISPHEEFDIAVTTDILVEGSHFFADTDPFAIGYRSMCANLSDIAAMGAIPKFYFVSLGINPERDFGYVKDIYRGLNYLAEQFDTNLAGGDTIKSDKTIISITLIGYVEKSVAIKREGKIEDRDLIVSVGPLGYSGAGLEVIKNKLDGFDEQAKVFLYPYPQVVAGRILAHSKLVRVMMDNSDGLASCIENLVIKNGFGAILFEEELFDEKLKAIAEITNRDYLDFVFNGGEDFGLVAVVRRDGFLDLSTFLEKSLINNNVKIIGEITQERKIVLRRLDNSFLEIKKTGYVQF; translated from the coding sequence ATGCTAAAGATAAAAGAGCTTGGAGAATTTGGCTTTATAGATAGTATAAAGCTAGGAAAAACAGTAGACGATCTCAAAGTAGGCATTGGAGATGATGCTGCAATAATTTCTCCCCATGAGGAATTCGACATAGCTGTTACCACAGATATTTTGGTAGAAGGCTCTCACTTTTTTGCTGATACTGATCCTTTTGCTATTGGATACAGATCTATGTGTGCAAATTTATCTGATATTGCAGCAATGGGAGCTATACCGAAATTTTATTTTGTATCTCTTGGCATAAACCCCGAAAGAGATTTTGGTTATGTGAAAGATATATATAGAGGTTTGAACTATCTTGCTGAACAATTTGATACTAATCTAGCTGGTGGAGATACAATTAAATCTGATAAAACAATTATATCTATTACATTGATAGGTTATGTTGAGAAATCTGTTGCAATAAAGAGAGAGGGAAAGATAGAAGATAGGGACCTTATTGTTTCTGTAGGACCCCTTGGTTATTCTGGAGCAGGATTGGAGGTAATTAAAAATAAGCTTGACGGCTTTGATGAACAGGCAAAAGTTTTTCTTTACCCTTATCCTCAGGTTGTTGCAGGACGTATTTTAGCACACTCAAAATTAGTTCGCGTAATGATGGATAATTCTGACGGTCTAGCTAGTTGTATTGAAAATTTGGTTATTAAGAACGGCTTTGGAGCTATTCTTTTTGAAGAAGAGCTTTTTGACGAAAAACTAAAGGCTATTGCAGAAATTACAAATAGAGATTATCTTGATTTTGTGTTTAATGGGGGGGAAGATTTTGGACTTGTAGCAGTTGTAAGAAGAGATGGCTTTTTAGATTTGTCTACTTTTTTAGAAAAATCGCTGATTAATAATAATGTAAAGATAATAGGAGAAATAACTCAGGAAAGGAAGATAGTTCTTAGGAGATTGGATAATAGTTTTCTTGAAATAAAAAAAACAGGCTATGTTCAATTTTAA